The following DNA comes from Chitinophaga nivalis.
AGTGCCCCACAAGGATCGCCGGGCCATCCTGCGCGTCCAGCGCCAGTTTGGTGGCGGCCACATCATCTTCCAGCGAAGACAAGGGATTCTGCACCACCGTCACATGATATCCTTGTTGGCTCAGGACTTTATAAACACCCTGGTAACCGGAACCATCTGCGAAGGCGCCATGTACCAATACTACATTCTTTACGGCCTGTGCATTTGCTGCAATGGTTATACCGGTGATAGCAGTGAGCATAACGAAGAACGCTACCATCGCGCTTTTGAAGGATTTTCTTACTATTGAAAGTATCATCTTTTTTGTGGTTGATGTTTTTGTTTGCATCAACGATACAAAGGTGCGACGAATAGCAGCCGGCGGAGATGAACACATTTCCCGATTAGTTGTGATTATTTCCCTTCTTTGATCATTACCAGAGAATTTCTGAAATCCGAGGGAGATACCCCTGCATTTTTCTTGAAGAAGTTAGAGAAGTAAGATACATCTTCAAATCCCAGTTCATAAGTGATATGTTTGATGGATTTGTCGGTATAATACAACAGGCGTTTGGCTTCCACCGTAATTCTTTCCTGGATTACCTGCGAAGGTGTTTTGTGATTAAAAAGCGCAAACAGATTGGATAAGGTCTTAGGCGACTTACAAAGCTGCTCCGCATAGAAACTAACGGAATGCTCGGATTTGAAGTTGGCCTCCACCAGCAGGTTGAACTTCCGGATGATATGAAATCTTTCGTCCGGCAGCTTTTTCACCGGTGCATAGCCGGCCCTGGCCAACCCGGTCACATACATGATCAATCGCTTCAACAGTACGAGCAGCATTTCCTGCTGAATAGTATCAGTCGTATGAAATTCATCCATGAAGATTTCCGACAACCGTTGTATTTTTTGCCGCGCGGTATCATCCAGCGGTACAAACATATAATCGGTTGTACTAAACAAGAATCCAACACAGCTCACTTCGCGGTCATGATCTATAATGCAGTAAAATTCCCGGTTAAACTGCCAGGCAATAATATCCGCAGCGTTTTCAAAACTGAAAGACTGATTAAACAAAAGCGTCAGCAGCGAATTGGCGGGAAAGGTATGCTCCGTGCCATCGATCGTCACCTGCTGCTCCGGCCCCGGATTCCAGGCAATGGTAAAATATTTATTAAACCGGTCCTTTGAGAAACATAATCTGTCAAAACCCGCTTCTTCCTTGAAGAGCAGCAACTCCCCTCCTGTATGTTCATTCCTGAGTGTAAGCTTCATGATGGATGCAATGAATAATGAGTGCTATACAACACTGTTGGATCTATGCTCAAAATACAAAAGAAGCAGGGAAGTCCAAATTTTAAGTTCCGCTATAGCAGACATTATCCGGGAACTATCTGGTTATTGATCCGGGAGATCAACACCGGAAAATAATTATCTGGCGGATAAAATGCAAGAAATGTATAAGCCTTCCCGGGAAACATATAAATGAACACAGCCACCGCGTGAGACCTTTGTACCGTACAAATAACAACTACGCAAATGAAAAAAACAATATTCATTACCGGCGCATCTTCCGGCTTTGGCAAAGCTACCGTGCAATTATTTCATCAAAAAGGCTGGAACGTCATCGCCACGATGCGCTCCCCTGAAAAAGAACCGGAACTGGCAGCCCTCCCGGGGGTATTGGTCACCAAACTGGATGTCACCGACAACGACAGTATTACCCAAGCTGTGCAAACAGGTATACAGACATTCGGCCGGATCGATGTACTGGTGAACAACGCCGGTTTTGGCACACTGGGCGCACTGGAAGCAGCACCGGAGCCAGTAATCCGGCAACAGTTTGATGTGAACTTCTTTGGGTTGATTGAAGTTACCCGGGCAGTACTGCCCGGCATGCGGGCGCAGCAAGCCGGTACCATCATCAATGTATCTTCCGTAGGTGGCAGAGTAACCTTCCCCTTCTCTACCCTGTACCACGCTACTAAATTTGCCGTAGAAGGACTGACAGAATCCCTGCAATATGAATTGAACCCGCTGGGCATCCGGCTAAAGCTGGTAGAACCAGGTGGTTACAAAACAGACTTCGCCGGGCGCTCCATGAGTTATTACGGCGTAGGCAGCCTGACCGACTACCAGCCGCCATTTGATCAGTTTCTGGGCAAACTGGAGCAGTGGCCGATGTCTGAAAATCTGGGCGAAGTAGCCGAAGCCATCTACGCAGCTGCTACAGATAACAGCGACAAACTTAGATATCCTGTAGGCCAGGATGCCGTAGCATTGCTGGAGGCCCGGCAGCAAACAGATGATATCACCTTTAAAAAGATGCTGATCAGCCAAACCGGTATCTAAACAAAAGTTGTCCTGCAATACAGTATTGCAGGACCATCTTTTCTTTAACTTTGTAAGACCCATGAAAAAAGTGACGCAACCATATATCGACCTGGCAACTATCAGTGATCTGCATGAACTGGTACAATATGCCCCGCCCCGGCATCCGCTGATCAGCGTCATCGATCACGCCGATTTTTATTGCAAGCGCCCGAAGATGGAGGGGTTATTCCGGTTCGGATTTTACACCATCTCCTGCAAACGATTCGAAGGACTCTTGTATTATGGTAAAAGTCAGTTCGATTTCAGACAAGGTTCGCTATTGTTCACTGCACCGGGGCAGATAATCGGATCGGGGCCAGACCTCACTGTGGATGAAGGATGGGCCTTGTTCATTCATCCCGATCTGCTGCATGGAACTGATCTGGGCAAAAAGATGCACCAATATTCTTTCTTTCATTACGAGGTGAACGAGGCATTGCACATTTCGGAAGAAGAAAATAAAATCATCAAAGATTGTATTGATAAAATTGCCAGAGAATATACACTGCCAATTGATAAGCATACGCAAAGCGTAATGGTCAGTACGATAGAGCTACTCCTGAATTACTGTAACCGCTTTTATGACCGGCAGTTTTATACCCGGGCCAAAGTGAATGCTGATGTGGTACAACGGTTTGAAACATTGCTGAAAGATTACTTTAACAACAGCACACTGACAGTATCCGGCTTACCTCCGGTCACTTACTTTGCCTCAAAGCTGAACTTGTCCACCGGCTATCTTTCAGACCTGCTGCAAAAGTTCACAGGAAAAAGTACAGTGGAACATATTCATCTCGAGCTGGTAGAAAAAGCCAAGTCATTATTATGGGGCTCTGAAAGTTCGATCAGTGAAATTGCCTACGAACTCGGCTTTGCCTATCCTTCGCATTTTACTAAAATCTTTAAGGCGAAAACGGGGAAGTCGCCGAGTGAGTACCGGCACCCTGCTTAAAAAGAAACACCGCTTTACATCCTCAGAAACGTATCGTTCCCCCTTCCCTCCCATTGCACTTATGCACCCTACAACTATGGGTGCTACACAGGTTTACGCGGTGCAACAAAAGACCAACATCAAAGCGGAAAATGTTACCTGAATAATACTATATTACCCCATTTGCTTACTACTACCTTACTACTACGAATGCACCACCTAAGCACAAGGAATGCCTTCTGATTTTTTGGGTAAAATAATATCAGTAGTGGAAGTCAGGAAAAAAAATATAGTGCGGAGATGTCGTACGAAAATAAGTGTTTTTTATTTAAAAGAAAAAACAAGGATGGTTACTTAAAAATATCATGCGTACCAACATCCATACTTCTCATAAATTAATATAGAAAGGATCACGAACCTATCGAAAATATTTCCACACACGTCAAAACCCTTTACCAACATATACTACAGCGACCACCTCCTCCGCTGCATTCATCTATCTTTCAAAAAAAAATTTGTGTCAATAAAAAAAATTACCTACTTTTTCAGTAGAATTCCATAGCAGTATCATTGCTGGTTTAAACCCTACGAAACCCCAGCTAAAAATTTCCCTGGCAAAGGCACACTAAGAAAGGATAGTCACCATGTACCCGATGAATGTAAATCAAAACACCTTACTCAAAATAACCGATATAACTTAAACAACACCTTAATACCCTTTTAAAACGGAATACCCTTTCAGATGACATGGATATGCTTTATTCCTGTACATAAAGTATATACCCCATTGTTACGTAATCATTTCATTATTCCAACACTGGCATCAATAGTCTGACAACG
Coding sequences within:
- a CDS encoding helix-turn-helix domain-containing protein, which translates into the protein MKKVTQPYIDLATISDLHELVQYAPPRHPLISVIDHADFYCKRPKMEGLFRFGFYTISCKRFEGLLYYGKSQFDFRQGSLLFTAPGQIIGSGPDLTVDEGWALFIHPDLLHGTDLGKKMHQYSFFHYEVNEALHISEEENKIIKDCIDKIAREYTLPIDKHTQSVMVSTIELLLNYCNRFYDRQFYTRAKVNADVVQRFETLLKDYFNNSTLTVSGLPPVTYFASKLNLSTGYLSDLLQKFTGKSTVEHIHLELVEKAKSLLWGSESSISEIAYELGFAYPSHFTKIFKAKTGKSPSEYRHPA
- a CDS encoding SDR family oxidoreductase: MKKTIFITGASSGFGKATVQLFHQKGWNVIATMRSPEKEPELAALPGVLVTKLDVTDNDSITQAVQTGIQTFGRIDVLVNNAGFGTLGALEAAPEPVIRQQFDVNFFGLIEVTRAVLPGMRAQQAGTIINVSSVGGRVTFPFSTLYHATKFAVEGLTESLQYELNPLGIRLKLVEPGGYKTDFAGRSMSYYGVGSLTDYQPPFDQFLGKLEQWPMSENLGEVAEAIYAAATDNSDKLRYPVGQDAVALLEARQQTDDITFKKMLISQTGI
- a CDS encoding helix-turn-helix domain-containing protein, translated to MKLTLRNEHTGGELLLFKEEAGFDRLCFSKDRFNKYFTIAWNPGPEQQVTIDGTEHTFPANSLLTLLFNQSFSFENAADIIAWQFNREFYCIIDHDREVSCVGFLFSTTDYMFVPLDDTARQKIQRLSEIFMDEFHTTDTIQQEMLLVLLKRLIMYVTGLARAGYAPVKKLPDERFHIIRKFNLLVEANFKSEHSVSFYAEQLCKSPKTLSNLFALFNHKTPSQVIQERITVEAKRLLYYTDKSIKHITYELGFEDVSYFSNFFKKNAGVSPSDFRNSLVMIKEGK